A single genomic interval of Corylus avellana chromosome ca10, CavTom2PMs-1.0 harbors:
- the LOC132163447 gene encoding arogenate dehydratase 2-like → MAASIVRSPTNPLSRHVTSKSRASEQRPKASVIVHVPYKKLRRHFPVLASLHGDDDNNNNNNEGNAQALQLHRLLDDSQYDVVSKDPNMLPRPLSSSQFSDSISHGSCLRVAYQGVRGAYSESAAEKAYPNCEAVPCEQFDTAFEAVERWLVDRAVLPIENSLGGSIHRNYDLLLRHSLHIVGEVKFAVRHCLMANHGVKLEELKRVLSHPQALAQCEHTLMRLGLVREAVDDTAGAAKHVAFHKLKDTGAVASSTAAMIYGLNILAQDIQDDCDNVTRFLMLAREPIIPGIDRPFKTSIVFSLEEGPGVLCKALAVFALRKINLIKIESRPLRKQLLGVTDDNNNGFPKYFDYLFYVDFEASMADPNAQNALRNLKEFATFLRVLGSYPVDTSMI, encoded by the exons ATGGCGGCTTCAATCGTACGGTCCCCGACAAACCCTCTATCGCGCCACGTCACATCCAAATCGCGGGCCTCCGAACAAAGACCGAAAGCCAGCGTCATAGTTCACGTTCCTTACAAGAAACTCCGTCGTCATTTCCCCGTTCTGGCCTCTCTTCATGGAGACgacgacaacaacaacaacaacaatgaaGGGAACGCTCAGGCCCTCCAATTGCACAGGCTCCTAGATGACTCTCAATACGATGTCGTCTCCAAGGATCCCAATATGCTTCCAC GACCTTTATCTTCAAGCCAGTTTTCTGATTCAATATCCCATGGGTCCTGCCTTCGCGTTGCGTATCAG GGGGTTCGTGGCGCGTACAGTGAGTCTGCTGCGGAGAAGGCGTACCCGAATTGCGAAGCAGTGCCTTGCGAGCAATTCGACACCGCTTTTGAA GCCGTTGAAAGGTGGCTTGTGGACAGAGCAGTTTTACCGATTGAGAATTCTTTAGGTGGGAGCATCCACAGAAATTATGACCTTTTACTCCGCCACAGTTTGCATATAGTAGGTGAAGTTAAATTTGCAGTTCGGCATTGTTTGATGGCTAATCATGGTGTTAAACTTGAAGAGCTGAAAAGGGTTCTTAGCCATCCCCAG GCTCTTGCTCAGTGTGAACACACATTAATGAGGTTGGGATTGGTTAGAGAAGCAGTTGATGACACTGCTGGAGCTGCAAAG CATGTTGCATTCCACAAACTAAAAGACACAGGAGCAGTGGCTAGCTCTACTGCTGCAATGATCTATGGGTTGAATATACTTGCTCAAGATATTCAG GATGATTGTGATAATGTTACCCGATTCCTAATGCTCGCCAGGGAACCCATTATTCCAGGCATAGATAGGCCATTCAAG ACAAGTATAGTTTTCTCACTGGAGGAGGGTCCTGGAGTACTTTGCAAGGCACTTGCTGTGTTTGCTCTGCGGAAAATCAACCTTATAAAG ATTGAAAGCCGTCCCTTGCGGAAGCAGCTCTTGGGAGTGACAGATGATAATAACAATGGGTTTCCAAA ATACTTTGACTATCTTTTCTATGTGGACTTCGAAGCATCAATGGCTGACCCGAATGCACAGAATGCCCTAAGGAatctaaaa GAGTTTGCTACATTCTTGCGAGTGCTAGGGAGTTATCCTGTGGATACCAGCATGATATGA